The proteins below come from a single Oscillospiraceae bacterium genomic window:
- a CDS encoding MATE family efflux transporter, protein MYHEVKKERLFTNQQLLALLWPLIIEQALGVLVGMADTVMVSSVGEAAISGVSLVDMINQLIITVFGALATGGAVVTSQHLGAKRPEEAARSAGQLVGLSGILGTTVAVFCLVTRTAQLRLFFGTISEDVMQACLIYFTITALSFPFLALYNAGAAIFRSTGNSAVSMKVSVLVNAINFCGNALCVFVLRMGVAGVAVPTLVSRAVGAVIILSLAARRDYALRITPRTVTRLEGRTVKGILYIGIPSAFENSLFQLGRVLVVSMISLFGTVHISANAVANNLDAVGCIVGNAMGLAMITVVGRCVGAQDFEQTKHYTKKLLLWDYIAQGTVNLLVLLFLNRILGMYTLSPETRALSWTLVMIHNGMAILLWPAGFVLPNALRAANDVRFTMLTSILSMIVWRMGLSWVLCVNMGMGAVGVWLAMVVDWICRVTCFVIRFASGAWQKSAVKKV, encoded by the coding sequence ATGTACCATGAGGTGAAAAAAGAACGACTGTTTACAAACCAACAGCTGCTGGCGCTGCTCTGGCCGCTTATCATCGAGCAGGCGCTCGGTGTTCTGGTGGGCATGGCCGATACCGTCATGGTCTCCTCAGTGGGGGAGGCCGCGATCTCCGGCGTGTCGCTGGTGGATATGATCAATCAGCTTATCATCACAGTGTTCGGTGCGCTGGCAACCGGCGGCGCGGTCGTGACCAGCCAGCATCTGGGCGCCAAGCGGCCTGAGGAGGCCGCCCGCAGCGCCGGGCAGCTGGTGGGGCTCAGCGGTATTCTCGGCACGACGGTGGCGGTGTTCTGCCTTGTGACCCGCACGGCACAGCTGCGGCTCTTCTTCGGCACGATCAGCGAGGATGTCATGCAGGCGTGCCTGATCTACTTTACGATCACGGCGCTGTCGTTTCCGTTTCTGGCACTCTACAACGCGGGCGCGGCGATCTTCCGCTCCACCGGCAACAGCGCGGTGTCAATGAAGGTCTCGGTCCTTGTCAACGCCATCAACTTCTGCGGCAACGCGCTCTGCGTCTTTGTGCTGCGCATGGGCGTTGCGGGCGTTGCAGTCCCCACGCTGGTCTCCCGCGCGGTGGGGGCGGTCATCATTCTGTCACTGGCCGCTAGGCGGGACTACGCGCTGCGCATCACGCCGCGCACGGTTACCCGGCTGGAGGGGCGCACCGTCAAGGGCATTCTCTACATCGGCATCCCCTCAGCGTTTGAGAACAGCCTGTTCCAGCTTGGCCGGGTGCTGGTCGTCTCGATGATCTCACTGTTCGGCACGGTGCATATCTCGGCCAATGCGGTGGCCAACAATCTCGATGCAGTCGGCTGCATCGTCGGCAACGCAATGGGCCTTGCCATGATCACGGTCGTGGGGCGCTGTGTCGGCGCACAGGACTTTGAGCAGACAAAGCATTATACAAAAAAGCTGCTTTTGTGGGATTATATCGCTCAGGGCACCGTGAATCTGCTGGTGCTGCTCTTCCTGAACCGGATTTTGGGCATGTACACCCTCTCGCCGGAGACGCGCGCCCTGTCTTGGACGCTGGTCATGATCCATAACGGTATGGCGATTCTGCTGTGGCCGGCCGGGTTTGTGCTGCCCAATGCCCTGCGTGCCGCCAACGATGTGCGGTTCACGATGCTCACCTCGATCCTCTCGATGATCGTCTGGCGCATGGGCCTGAGCTGGGTCCTCTGTGTCAATATGGGCATGGGCGCGGTCGGTGTCTGGCTGGCCATGGTCGTG
- a CDS encoding ABC transporter permease: protein MQLFENISMALASVKSNKMRSALTMLGIIIGIAAVIAIETVGNSMTGSVTDSMAGMGASNISVSVVQKSASNTSGTAQGVTLRRFKDSKPSDADLITDAMMQDFLDAFPGKVDHIELTQQVGSGTVAKYGDPTTTITATVSGANAAMLENRDTDSQILYGRWLDDDKDAGRKVACVSEKFVAQAIGGTAQDAIGKAVTLTINKDLYTFYIEGVYRYTEDSYSSMFSGTDDDSIQTDFYIPLDVAKSIAGAGAGYQSITVVADGTAVNVTSFVDTVGDFFASYYTRNDSWTVSASSLASLLDSMSSMLSTVSLGISAIAALSLLVGGIGVMNIMMVSVTERTREIGTRKALGAPAAAIRMQFITESVILCLIGGIAGILLGLALGAGLSKAVGYAARPSLTAIVVAVGFSMAIGVFFGYYPANKAAKLDPIEALRYE, encoded by the coding sequence GTGCAGCTCTTTGAAAATATCAGCATGGCGCTGGCCAGTGTAAAAAGCAACAAGATGCGCAGCGCCCTGACCATGCTGGGTATCATCATCGGCATAGCGGCAGTCATTGCCATCGAAACGGTCGGCAACAGCATGACCGGCTCGGTCACCGATTCGATGGCCGGTATGGGTGCCAGCAACATTTCAGTCAGTGTTGTGCAGAAAAGCGCAAGCAATACCTCAGGCACGGCGCAGGGCGTCACGCTGCGGCGATTCAAGGACTCCAAGCCGTCGGACGCCGACCTCATCACCGATGCGATGATGCAGGATTTTCTGGATGCCTTCCCCGGCAAGGTCGATCATATCGAGCTGACCCAGCAGGTCGGCAGCGGTACGGTGGCAAAATACGGCGACCCGACCACGACCATCACAGCCACGGTCAGCGGTGCCAACGCCGCCATGCTGGAAAATCGTGACACGGATTCGCAGATTTTGTATGGCCGCTGGCTGGACGATGACAAGGATGCAGGCCGCAAGGTGGCCTGTGTGTCGGAAAAATTCGTTGCGCAGGCCATCGGCGGCACCGCGCAGGATGCCATCGGCAAGGCGGTGACGCTGACCATCAACAAGGACCTGTATACCTTTTATATAGAGGGCGTCTACCGCTATACCGAGGACAGCTATTCCAGCATGTTCTCCGGTACGGACGATGATTCGATCCAGACGGATTTTTATATCCCGCTTGATGTGGCAAAGTCCATCGCCGGGGCGGGGGCCGGTTACCAGAGCATCACGGTCGTGGCGGACGGCACGGCGGTCAATGTGACCTCGTTCGTGGATACGGTCGGCGATTTCTTCGCCAGCTACTACACCCGCAACGACTCCTGGACGGTCAGCGCCTCCAGTCTGGCAAGTCTGCTCGACTCGATGTCCTCGATGCTCAGCACGGTATCGCTGGGTATCTCCGCCATTGCGGCGCTCTCGCTGCTGGTGGGCGGCATCGGCGTTATGAACATTATGATGGTCTCCGTCACCGAGCGCACCCGGGAGATCGGTACCCGCAAGGCGCTCGGCGCCCCGGCGGCGGCAATCCGGATGCAGTTCATCACCGAGAGCGTCATCCTCTGCCTGATCGGCGGCATCGCCGGTATCCTGCTGGGGCTGGCCCTCGGTGCGGGGCTGAGCAAGGCTGTGGGTTACGCCGCCCGCCCGAGCCTGACCGCCATCGTGGTAGCAGTCGGCTTCAGCATGGCCATCGGCGTGTTTTTCGGCTACTATCCCGCCAACAAGGCCGCAAAGCTTGATCCCATCGAGGCCCTGCGGTACGAGTAA
- a CDS encoding ABC transporter ATP-binding protein gives MRGIRKSYYIGQPNELEILHGIDLTVYPGEFVAIVGESGSGKSTLMNIIGVLDKPTAGEYVLDGVNIHEADDNDLAAIRNRKIGFVFQTYNLIGRQSALKNVELPMLYAGVPAAERARRAKDWLGRVGMAERMRHQPNELSGGQKQRVAIARAMVNEPALILADEPTGALDSQTSRVVMDLFHEVHEKYHKTIVLITHNPALAEECQRVLTLRDGLIVGERKGTGERAAL, from the coding sequence ATGCGCGGCATCCGCAAAAGCTACTACATCGGCCAGCCAAATGAGCTGGAGATCCTGCACGGCATCGACCTGACCGTCTACCCCGGCGAGTTCGTTGCGATCGTGGGCGAGTCCGGCTCGGGCAAATCCACCCTGATGAACATTATCGGCGTGCTGGACAAGCCGACCGCCGGTGAGTATGTGCTGGACGGCGTGAACATCCATGAGGCCGATGACAACGATCTGGCGGCCATCCGCAACCGCAAGATCGGCTTTGTGTTCCAGACCTACAACCTGATCGGGCGGCAGAGCGCCCTGAAAAATGTCGAGCTGCCGATGCTTTACGCGGGTGTGCCCGCTGCCGAGCGCGCCCGCCGCGCCAAGGACTGGCTGGGCCGGGTCGGCATGGCCGAGCGGATGCGCCACCAGCCCAACGAGCTTTCCGGCGGGCAGAAGCAGCGTGTGGCGATCGCCCGCGCCATGGTCAACGAGCCGGCGCTGATTCTGGCCGATGAGCCGACCGGCGCGCTGGACAGCCAGACAAGCCGTGTCGTGATGGACCTCTTTCACGAAGTGCATGAAAAATACCACAAGACCATCGTGCTGATCACGCACAACCCCGCACTGGCCGAGGAGTGCCAGCGGGTGCTGACGCTGCGCGATGGGCTGATCGTGGGGGAACGAAAGGGGACAGGCGAACGTGCAGCTCTTTGA
- a CDS encoding efflux RND transporter periplasmic adaptor subunit yields MAEKTKTKHNPLAWVKKHKKLTALLAVLLAVGIAIAGVRGKARQAGGTAYQYVRTTVLSKTTLSDSVSVNGTVKSGSSASVTAADAVKTYKVTAVNVAVGDTVRKGDIIATLDTADVEKQIANAELDSSDTRTSAEKSYTRSVEDQAADQASAQQELAKAQQEYDTLGLNDYYSTMTTDGNTGKTNREVVTDWYTRYAEEIAGYENTLANLQIQLTQAQQSGETDRAEGLQGQIEDYQNRESIAKAQCSIPELGLQGFDAVKKCYESIQNYADALQKAQESYQKSATNAARNVDDAATKLAQSQREDDKLTSLQTALEECTLTATMDGTITALNATVGDVCSGTVATIQDVENLTVEVTIPASSVGKLSTGMTCRITSDATGDAVISGTLTRIDPVANDSGSFGATVTVNGQDSGLLIGISAKVEIVISEKDDVFTVPRDAVGTNEDGTTYVLRRTGGEGTDMTFEKVAVTEGDTNDYYVEITGDDLHEGDIIRATADLTQGIESSTDSAAQMMEDGSLYVGDGSDMPDGVTIAPAAGNDMGGGPGGGPGGPGGQ; encoded by the coding sequence ATGGCAGAGAAAACAAAGACAAAGCATAACCCGCTTGCATGGGTCAAGAAGCACAAAAAACTGACCGCCCTTTTGGCTGTTTTGCTGGCGGTGGGCATCGCCATCGCCGGTGTGCGGGGCAAGGCCCGGCAGGCCGGCGGCACGGCCTACCAGTATGTGCGCACCACCGTGCTGAGCAAAACAACGCTGAGCGATTCGGTCAGTGTCAACGGCACGGTCAAGTCGGGCAGCAGCGCCAGCGTTACGGCGGCGGATGCGGTCAAGACCTACAAGGTCACGGCAGTCAATGTCGCGGTCGGTGATACAGTCAGGAAGGGCGACATCATCGCCACGCTGGATACCGCCGATGTCGAAAAGCAGATCGCCAACGCCGAGCTTGACAGCAGCGATACCCGGACGAGCGCCGAGAAAAGCTATACCCGCAGCGTGGAGGATCAGGCCGCCGATCAGGCCAGCGCGCAGCAGGAGCTGGCAAAGGCCCAGCAGGAGTATGACACGCTCGGGCTGAACGACTACTACAGCACCATGACCACGGACGGCAACACCGGCAAGACGAACCGTGAGGTCGTGACGGACTGGTACACCCGCTATGCCGAGGAGATCGCCGGGTACGAGAATACCCTTGCCAACCTGCAGATCCAGCTGACGCAGGCCCAGCAGAGCGGCGAGACGGACCGCGCCGAGGGGCTGCAGGGCCAGATCGAGGACTATCAAAACCGTGAGAGCATCGCCAAGGCGCAGTGCAGCATCCCGGAGCTGGGGCTGCAGGGCTTTGACGCGGTGAAAAAGTGCTACGAGAGCATACAGAACTACGCCGATGCGCTGCAGAAGGCGCAGGAGTCCTACCAGAAGTCGGCCACGAATGCCGCGCGGAATGTGGACGATGCCGCTACCAAGCTTGCGCAGTCCCAGCGCGAGGACGATAAGCTGACCAGCCTGCAGACCGCACTGGAGGAATGCACCCTGACCGCCACGATGGACGGCACGATCACCGCCCTGAACGCCACAGTCGGCGATGTCTGCAGCGGCACGGTGGCCACGATTCAGGATGTGGAGAATCTGACCGTGGAGGTCACGATCCCCGCAAGCTCGGTCGGAAAGCTGTCCACCGGCATGACCTGCCGCATCACGAGCGATGCCACCGGCGATGCCGTCATCAGCGGTACGCTGACCCGCATCGACCCCGTGGCGAATGACAGCGGCAGCTTCGGCGCGACCGTCACGGTCAACGGGCAGGACAGCGGCCTGCTCATCGGTATCTCCGCCAAGGTCGAGATCGTCATCAGCGAGAAGGACGATGTCTTTACCGTCCCCCGCGATGCCGTGGGCACGAACGAGGACGGCACGACCTATGTGCTGCGCAGGACCGGCGGCGAGGGCACCGATATGACCTTTGAGAAGGTCGCCGTCACCGAGGGCGACACCAACGATTATTATGTGGAGATCACCGGCGATGATCTGCACGAGGGCGACATCATCCGCGCCACCGCCGACCTGACCCAGGGCATCGAGAGCAGCACCGACAGCGCCGCCCAGATGATGGAGGACGGCAGCCTCTATGTGGGGGACGGCAGCGATATGCCGGACGGCGTGACCATCGCCCCGGCAGCCGGCAATGATATGGGCGGCGGCCCCGGCGGCGGTCCCGGCGGGCCGGGAGGTCAGTGA
- a CDS encoding ABC transporter permease — protein sequence MHSSLIAWIMRAIPFGTIIMYGALGETVTEKSGNLNLGVPGIMYLGGFAGFASAWAYENTAANPNGFVSILIAMSCAILASMAGGLIYAFLTISLRANQNVTGLALTTFGMGVANFFGVFILNGASYSAAPIANKAFSAKLPVLSGLGALGQTVFSYGFLAYAAIALAVVLHWFLTRTRAGLNLRAVGENPATADAAGINVTLYKYLATCIGAGICGIGGLYYVLDYNQGIWATTGQIEALGWLAVALVIFTTWKPLNAIWGAYLFGMLYWLYQFLPSLLGITLASYMTDLVQMLPYVVTIVVLIVVSMRKKKENQPPAHLGLAYFREER from the coding sequence ATGCACAGCAGCTTGATTGCATGGATCATGCGTGCCATCCCGTTCGGTACGATCATTATGTACGGTGCGCTCGGCGAGACCGTGACCGAAAAATCCGGCAACCTCAACCTCGGCGTGCCGGGCATCATGTATCTGGGCGGCTTTGCGGGCTTTGCCAGCGCCTGGGCGTATGAGAATACCGCCGCCAACCCCAACGGCTTTGTCAGCATCCTCATCGCCATGTCCTGCGCGATCCTTGCCAGCATGGCCGGCGGCCTGATCTACGCCTTTTTGACCATCAGCCTGCGCGCCAACCAGAATGTCACCGGTCTGGCGCTGACGACCTTCGGCATGGGCGTGGCAAACTTCTTCGGCGTCTTTATCCTCAACGGTGCCAGCTACTCCGCCGCCCCCATTGCCAACAAGGCGTTCAGCGCAAAGCTCCCCGTCCTGTCCGGTCTGGGTGCGCTGGGGCAGACCGTGTTCTCCTACGGCTTTTTGGCCTACGCGGCCATCGCGCTGGCCGTTGTGCTGCACTGGTTCCTGACCCGCACCCGCGCGGGCCTTAACCTGCGCGCCGTGGGTGAAAACCCCGCCACGGCGGATGCAGCGGGCATCAATGTCACGCTTTACAAGTATCTGGCTACCTGCATCGGCGCAGGCATCTGCGGCATCGGCGGCCTGTACTATGTGCTGGACTACAATCAGGGCATCTGGGCCACCACCGGCCAGATCGAGGCGCTGGGCTGGCTGGCCGTGGCACTCGTCATCTTTACGACATGGAAGCCCCTCAATGCCATCTGGGGCGCCTACCTGTTCGGTATGCTCTACTGGCTGTACCAGTTCCTGCCCAGCCTGCTCGGCATCACGCTGGCCAGCTATATGACCGACCTTGTGCAGATGCTGCCCTATGTCGTCACCATCGTGGTGCTGATCGTGGTTTCGATGCGCAAGAAAAAGGAAAATCAGCCCCCGGCCCATCTGGGGCTTGCCTACTTCCGCGAGGAGCGGTAA
- a CDS encoding ABC transporter permease produces the protein MSQTAAAAREPLLRIAKREGTTMPQKIAVRAIAIILALVVDAVFIFFVTGLNPLAVYGVMWGGTFANMTRFSWMLRDLSTLLCVGIALAPAFKMRFWNCGGEGQILIGGLTAALIMVYQGNNLPLPLLFVAMAGGSIAAGALWGVVPAWFKARWNTNETLFTLMMNYVATSIVACMTNIMRGQASSLGTLNKATKAGWFPILMGQRYTINIIVVVVLTFVMYAYLKYSKQGYEISVVGESENTARYAGINVRRVTVRTMLISGAICGLCGFLIVAGKDQTISTTSAGGRGFTAIIVAWLAKFNTFYMALISFLLVFLERGASEIASAYSLNEYAADIITGIILFFILGSEFFINYRVIPRGAHKEGK, from the coding sequence ATGAGTCAGACTGCTGCTGCGGCCCGCGAGCCGCTGCTGCGCATTGCCAAGCGCGAGGGCACCACGATGCCCCAGAAGATCGCCGTCCGTGCCATCGCCATCATTCTGGCGCTGGTCGTGGATGCTGTCTTTATCTTTTTTGTCACGGGGCTGAACCCGCTCGCCGTCTACGGCGTTATGTGGGGCGGCACCTTCGCCAACATGACCCGCTTCAGCTGGATGCTGCGCGATCTGTCTACGCTGCTCTGCGTTGGCATTGCGCTGGCCCCTGCCTTCAAGATGCGCTTCTGGAACTGCGGCGGTGAGGGTCAGATCCTGATCGGCGGCCTGACCGCCGCCCTCATCATGGTCTATCAGGGCAACAACCTGCCGCTGCCGCTGCTGTTTGTGGCTATGGCCGGCGGCAGCATAGCCGCGGGTGCGCTGTGGGGCGTTGTCCCTGCGTGGTTCAAGGCCCGCTGGAACACGAACGAGACGCTTTTCACCCTGATGATGAACTATGTTGCAACAAGCATTGTTGCCTGCATGACCAACATCATGCGCGGTCAGGCCTCCAGTCTGGGCACGCTGAACAAGGCCACCAAGGCGGGCTGGTTCCCCATTCTGATGGGCCAGCGCTACACCATCAACATCATTGTTGTTGTGGTGCTGACCTTTGTCATGTACGCCTACCTCAAATACTCCAAGCAGGGCTATGAGATCAGCGTTGTCGGCGAGAGCGAGAACACAGCCCGCTATGCCGGCATCAATGTCCGCCGCGTCACGGTGCGCACGATGCTGATCTCCGGCGCGATCTGCGGTCTCTGCGGCTTCCTGATCGTGGCCGGTAAGGACCAGACCATCTCGACCACCAGCGCGGGCGGCCGCGGCTTCACGGCCATCATCGTGGCGTGGCTTGCCAAGTTCAACACCTTCTATATGGCGCTGATCTCCTTCCTGCTCGTTTTCCTCGAGCGCGGCGCCTCGGAGATCGCCTCCGCCTACTCGCTGAACGAGTATGCCGCCGACATCATCACCGGCATCATTCTGTTCTTCATCCTCGGCAGTGAGTTCTTCATAAACTACCGCGTCATCCCGCGCGGCGCACACAAGGAGGGCAAGTGA
- a CDS encoding ABC transporter ATP-binding protein, protein MAQNEYAVRLEHVTKTFGTVVANKDVSLGVRRGEILALLGENGSGKTTLMNMIAGIYFPDEGEIYVGDEAVTIRSPRDALDLGIGMIHQHFKLVDVFSATENIALSMGGKDKFDLKRVHDKARAICEKYEFNLDLNQKVYEMSVSQKQTLEIVKVLYRGADILILDEPTAVLTPQETEKLFSVIRNMKADGKAVIIITHKLHEVLSISDRVAILRKGEYVGDIATKDADEAKLTEMMVGEKVELNIERPEPVDPVKRLELSHLTVRSADGITVLDDASFTVYGGEILGIAGISGNGQKELLEAIAGLQPTESGASIEYFAPDAAAPVQLVGKSPKAIREAGIHLSFVPEDRLGMGLVGSMGMTDNMMLKSYGKGHSPIVDRKAPLALAETIKRELGVVTPDLNTPVSRLSGGNVQKVLVGRELAADPIVLMTAYAVRGLDINTSYTIYHLLNEQKKRGVAVIYVGEDLDVLLELCDRIVVLCGGKVNGILDGRHTTKEEVGLRMTNLVKEEQA, encoded by the coding sequence ATGGCGCAGAACGAATATGCTGTGCGCTTGGAGCACGTTACCAAGACCTTTGGCACTGTCGTGGCCAACAAGGATGTCTCTCTGGGCGTGCGCCGCGGCGAGATACTGGCCCTGCTGGGCGAAAACGGCAGCGGCAAAACGACCCTGATGAATATGATCGCCGGCATCTATTTCCCCGATGAGGGCGAGATCTATGTCGGTGATGAAGCGGTGACCATCCGCTCCCCGCGCGATGCGCTGGACCTCGGCATCGGCATGATCCACCAGCATTTCAAGCTGGTCGATGTATTCTCGGCTACCGAGAATATTGCCCTGTCGATGGGCGGCAAGGATAAATTCGACCTCAAGCGTGTCCACGACAAGGCCCGCGCCATCTGTGAGAAGTATGAGTTCAACCTCGATCTCAACCAGAAGGTCTATGAGATGAGCGTCAGCCAGAAGCAGACGCTTGAGATCGTCAAGGTGCTTTACCGCGGCGCGGATATTCTGATTCTGGACGAGCCGACGGCGGTTCTGACCCCGCAGGAGACCGAGAAGCTCTTCAGCGTCATCCGCAACATGAAGGCCGACGGCAAGGCGGTCATCATCATTACCCACAAGCTGCATGAGGTGCTGTCCATCAGCGACCGTGTGGCCATCCTGCGCAAGGGTGAGTATGTCGGCGACATCGCCACAAAGGACGCCGACGAGGCCAAGCTGACCGAGATGATGGTCGGTGAGAAGGTCGAGCTGAACATCGAGCGCCCCGAGCCGGTCGATCCGGTCAAGCGGCTTGAATTGTCGCACCTGACCGTGCGCAGTGCGGACGGCATCACCGTCCTTGACGATGCGTCCTTCACGGTGTACGGCGGCGAGATCCTCGGCATCGCGGGCATCTCCGGCAACGGCCAGAAGGAGCTGCTCGAGGCCATCGCCGGCCTGCAGCCGACGGAGAGCGGCGCGAGCATCGAGTATTTTGCCCCTGACGCAGCCGCCCCGGTGCAGCTGGTCGGCAAAAGCCCCAAGGCTATCCGCGAGGCGGGCATCCACCTCTCCTTCGTGCCGGAGGACCGCCTCGGCATGGGTCTGGTCGGCTCGATGGGCATGACCGACAACATGATGCTGAAAAGCTACGGCAAGGGCCATTCGCCCATCGTGGACCGCAAAGCCCCCCTTGCATTGGCCGAGACGATCAAGCGGGAGCTGGGTGTCGTTACGCCCGACCTGAACACGCCGGTCTCCCGCCTGTCGGGCGGCAATGTGCAGAAGGTGCTGGTCGGCCGCGAGCTGGCCGCCGACCCCATTGTGCTGATGACCGCCTACGCTGTGCGCGGGCTGGACATCAACACCTCCTACACGATCTACCATCTGCTGAATGAGCAGAAAAAGCGCGGTGTAGCAGTCATTTATGTCGGCGAGGATCTGGATGTCCTGCTGGAGCTGTGCGACCGCATCGTCGTGCTTTGCGGCGGTAAGGTCAACGGCATCCTCGACGGCCGTCATACCACGAAGGAAGAGGTCGGTCTGCGTATGACCAACCTGGTAAAGGAGGAGCAGGCATGA
- a CDS encoding BMP family ABC transporter substrate-binding protein, which yields MKKLMGILLAASMVFSLAACGSTANTAASSAAGTTATAEGSSTNAAPDVKIGAIVLGDETEGYSAAHINGIKEAAAELGMSDDQIVWKYKIPEGGETADAAEDLVGQGCNLIISNSYGHQTYMVEEAEKYPDVNFVAMTGDFAAISGCNNFYNAFTSVYQSRYVSGVVAGMKVKELVESGTLTPETQPDSFTADGKVKIGYVGAYNYAEVVSGYTAFFLGVQSIYPDVQMEVMYTNSWFDIDKEGAAAEALIANGAVIIGQHADSTGAPAATQKLKDAGKICYSVGYNIDMLSTAPTAALTSATNVWSVCYKELIEGAQNGNIPQNWCKGYEDGAVAITDLGPEAAEGTAAKVAEVEAALKDGSLHVFDTSKFTVDGKEVTSCPVDLTYYDFSTGSPVAVYQGKTEEAVSDGYFHEGELRAAPTFSLRIDGIIEDADPVA from the coding sequence ATGAAGAAACTGATGGGCATTCTGCTGGCCGCCTCTATGGTGTTCAGCCTGGCCGCCTGCGGTTCCACCGCTAACACTGCCGCCAGCAGTGCCGCCGGCACCACGGCCACTGCCGAGGGCAGCAGCACGAACGCAGCGCCCGATGTCAAGATCGGCGCTATCGTTCTGGGCGACGAGACCGAGGGCTACAGCGCCGCGCACATCAACGGCATCAAGGAGGCCGCTGCCGAGCTGGGCATGAGCGATGACCAGATCGTCTGGAAGTACAAGATCCCCGAGGGCGGCGAGACCGCCGATGCAGCGGAGGATCTGGTCGGTCAGGGCTGCAACCTGATCATCTCCAACTCCTACGGCCACCAGACCTACATGGTCGAGGAGGCTGAGAAGTACCCCGATGTCAACTTTGTCGCCATGACCGGTGACTTTGCTGCCATCTCCGGCTGCAACAACTTCTACAACGCATTCACCTCTGTGTACCAGAGCCGCTATGTCTCCGGTGTGGTTGCCGGTATGAAGGTCAAGGAGCTGGTCGAGTCCGGCACCCTGACCCCCGAGACCCAGCCCGACAGCTTCACTGCTGACGGCAAGGTCAAGATCGGTTATGTCGGCGCTTACAACTACGCCGAGGTCGTCTCCGGCTATACCGCCTTCTTCCTTGGCGTTCAGAGCATCTACCCCGATGTCCAGATGGAGGTCATGTACACCAACTCCTGGTTCGATATCGACAAGGAGGGCGCTGCCGCCGAGGCCCTGATCGCCAACGGTGCGGTCATCATCGGCCAGCACGCCGACTCCACCGGTGCCCCCGCCGCCACCCAGAAGCTGAAGGATGCCGGCAAGATCTGCTACTCTGTCGGTTACAACATCGACATGCTCTCCACCGCCCCCACCGCCGCGCTGACCTCCGCCACCAATGTGTGGAGCGTCTGCTACAAGGAGCTGATCGAGGGTGCCCAGAACGGCAACATCCCCCAGAACTGGTGCAAGGGCTATGAGGATGGCGCCGTTGCCATCACCGATCTGGGACCCGAGGCCGCCGAGGGCACTGCCGCCAAGGTTGCCGAGGTCGAGGCTGCGCTGAAGGACGGCAGCCTGCATGTGTTTGACACCAGCAAGTTCACCGTTGACGGCAAGGAAGTCACCTCCTGCCCGGTCGATTTGACCTACTATGATTTCAGCACCGGCAGCCCCGTTGCCGTGTATCAGGGCAAGACCGAGGAGGCTGTCTCTGACGGTTACTTCCATGAGGGTGAGCTGCGCGCTGCCCCGACGTTCTCTCTGCGCATCGATGGCATCATCGAGGACGCTGACCCCGTCGCCTGA
- a CDS encoding folate family ECF transporter S component: protein MCEEKLSVFSGAYWRTARNELKNPRVLAFAGLVCAISIVLESLPIYLMGPSLKIYFSFLAVSLGCMCYGPVTGMMAGAIIDSVGFLLAGYGEPYFPGYLISAVLSGLIYGVMLYRQQPTLPRVIITRLIINYGSNVLLGSVWKAMLYGKGYLYYMTSGAVKNTIMLPIEVFLTWMVLNAAVKQGLDKKFIHKR, encoded by the coding sequence ATGTGCGAAGAAAAACTGTCCGTCTTTTCCGGCGCCTACTGGCGCACCGCCCGCAATGAGCTGAAAAACCCGCGGGTGCTGGCCTTTGCAGGGCTTGTCTGCGCGATTTCCATCGTGCTGGAAAGCCTGCCCATCTACCTGATGGGTCCAAGCCTCAAGATCTATTTCAGCTTTCTGGCTGTCTCGCTGGGGTGCATGTGCTACGGCCCGGTGACCGGTATGATGGCGGGTGCCATCATCGACTCGGTGGGTTTTCTGCTGGCGGGCTACGGTGAGCCGTATTTCCCCGGCTATCTGATCTCGGCTGTGCTGTCGGGGCTGATCTACGGCGTCATGCTCTACCGGCAGCAGCCCACGCTGCCGCGCGTCATCATCACACGGCTCATCATCAACTACGGCAGCAATGTGCTGCTGGGCAGCGTCTGGAAGGCGATGCTCTACGGCAAGGGCTACCTCTACTACATGACCTCCGGCGCAGTGAAAAACACCATCATGCTGCCCATCGAGGTTTTTCTGACCTGGATGGTGCTGAACGCCGCCGTAAAGCAGGGGCTGGACAAAAAATTTATCCATAAGCGGTAA